AGGATAAGACATAAAAAAAAGAGGCCGCCCCCCCGTTTTAAAAAACTGATAAAGCTATCCACGGTTATCCATCCCTTTCCCTCAAGTTAAGTAGGCATTCAGCAGAAAACAAAGTGGATAAAAACAACCGCTGGGAAAATATACGACATACGTCATACGACATATGACGTACGACTATTGTTGTTGTTTAGAGGCTTCCCTTTGTAGACAGTACACCCTTTATCCGGTCGTAGGGGGATGATGCTTCTCTTATGGCGCGGGCGAAGGCCTTAAAGATTGCCTCTGCGATATGATGATTATTCTTGCCATATATGAGATTGATGTGCAGGGTTATTCCACTATGGTCTGAGAAGGATTTAAAAAATTCCCTTAGCAGGGCGGGATCAAAATCTCTGATCTTTTTGTTGCCAAAATCAGCATGGTAAATCAGGTAAGGTCTCCCGGAGATATCCACCGCCACACTGCATAAACTCTCATCCATGGGAATCACCGCTGACCCGTAACGTTCTATCCCTTTTTTGTCACCTAAGGCTTCTTTAGTGGCTTCTCCCAGGCAGATTCCTATGTCCTCGACGAGGTGGTGATCGTCTATGACAGTATCCCCTTTGCTTTTTACAGTCAGGTCAAACAGGCC
The DNA window shown above is from Syntrophales bacterium and carries:
- the hisB gene encoding imidazoleglycerol-phosphate dehydratase HisB, encoding MKRMGKAYRKTTETEVSVEITLNGRGRGEITTTIPFLNHMLDLFAKHGLFDLTVKSKGDTVIDDHHLVEDIGICLGEATKEALGDKKGIERYGSAVIPMDESLCSVAVDISGRPYLIYHADFGNKKIRDFDPALLREFFKSFSDHSGITLHINLIYGKNNHHIAEAIFKAFARAIREASSPYDRIKGVLSTKGSL